The window GTAAAGGTTTTCTCCCATACTTGATATTCCTGTAGCAAATAGTGGATATTGTCATAGAACACCCTGTCGTAATCAAAGTTGTTCCTTTGATACCCTTCCAAAATATAGGAAGTATCGGAGCGGGGATCGTAGAGTTCCAAGGTATTATTGTCCAAAGGGAACACTTCCAACAACCAAAGGCCGTTTACATCGTGGTCGATTTCCACCTGACCGCTAAAGGTGCCGTATGCACCAACATCAATACCCAATCCGTTACCTGTTTTTCCCAAACCGGAAAGATTGTTGTTGGCGTAAACGATGCCCCTATCGAACGAAATGGTAAACGCCCGTTGCAAAAAGGGCACTTCCCCACCGCCACGGGTTGCATTAATATCGATATACCAAAGGTCGTACGATTCCAAAACCAGGGCGGTAGTGATAGGTGGCTCCACCATCAGGTCATCTTCCACAATAACCTCGGTGTAGCAGGAACTGGCCAATATGCCTATCAGTAAAAATCCGAAAAGTAGTTTTCTATGTTTCATAATCGAGGTTTTAAGGTTCCCTATACCTAAACCAAGCAGCGTGCCAAATTTGTTAACTGTTTGATAATCAGCCATAAACATTCTGATTGATTTATTTTTTAGCTTTACAACCTAATTTGGATGCATGGGAGACAAACTTAATTTTGGGGTTTTTGGAGGTGGAAGCTGGGGTACGGCCATTGTAAAGATGCTGACAGAAAATTTAGCCCACGTACATTGGTACATGCGGAGCGATTCTGCGATTCGACATATCCAAAAAGAATGGCACAATCCCAACTATCTGAGCTCTGTGGAGTTTGATGTGGACCAGCTGGTAATGAGCCATGATATCAACACGATTGCTGAAGCATCCGATGTGCTGATCTTTGCGATTCCCTCCGCTTTTTTGGAAAGGGAACTCCAAGCTTTGACCGTTCCGTTGAAGGATAAAATTATTTTTTCGGCCATTAAAGGTATTGTTCCGGAAAGCGGCCGCATTGTTGGGGAGCATTTTAATGAAAAATACGGCATCCCTTTTGAAAATATTGGGGTCATTACAGGACCCTGCCATGCCGAAGAAGTGGCCTTAGAGCGCTTATCGTACCTAACCATTGCCTGCGCCGATTCCGATAAGGCAAAAATGGTGGCCAAACACCTGAAGAGCGACTACATCCGTACCAAAATATCGGACGACATCATCGGTACGGAGTATGCAGCCATGCTGAAAAACATTTATGCCATTGCTGCGGGCATAGCCCACGGACTGGGTTATGGGGACAATTTCCAAAGCGTGTTGATGAGCAATGCCATCCGCGAGATGAAACGTTTTATAGACCGAGTATACAAAATGAAGCGAAACATCAACGCCTCGGCCTACTTGGGCGACCTATTGGTAACGGGATATTCCACTTTTAGTAGAAACCGTATGTTCGGAAACATGATAGGTAAGGGCTACACCGTAAAAAGCGCCATGATGGAGATGAATATGGTAGCCGAAGGCTATTATGCTACCCAAAGCGCCCATAACTTGATGGAAAAACTACAAAAGAAGTCCAAAACTCCGATTATCAACGCCGTGTACCAAGTGCTCTACAAAAACAAGAACCCCAAAAAGGTGTTTGAAAAGTTGACGGAGAAGTTGGATTAACCCCGCTCCAACGAAAAATCCGAATGCTCGGTCAACTGGGTATCCAATTCTTTGGAAAAGGCTTCCATGTCTTGCGCAGAATAGTTATAGGCTTTTTGGAACTCCTCGAACACCGGCTCCTTGTATTTTCGAACGCTGTCAATGTCAAAATACAGTCGGCCCGTTCTTCGAATAAAAAAGTCCAGCGGGTTTAGGGCCATTTCGTGCGCCATGGCAAACTGGGCCTCTGCCCTGATCATACGTTCTTTGGGTTTTTTCCCTTTAATGTTGGCATACCGCTCCAAAATAGCTTCGGTTTGCTTACCGTAGGTGGTGACCAAGTACCAAGCGTGATAGAATTCAAATCCATCTTCTTTGAGATTGTCCAAGACCTGATCAATGTATTTGGTTACGTGCTTATACTTTTTAAAGTCGTTTCCACAAAGTGGGATTTTATCCGTGGTGCAAGCCTTCAATTCGGTTTCGTAATCTTCCTCCATTTTTTTGACGATACGGTTCACCACACGTTCGGCCATTTTGCGGTACCCCGTAAGTTTACCCCCTGCAATGCTGACCAATCCAGTATCTGAAGTAAAGATTTCATCCTTTCGGGACAATTCAGAAGCGGATTTCCCTTCTTCGTGAATCAAAGGACGAAGTCCAGCCCATGACGAAATAATGTCGTCCAACTCCAATTCAATGTCGGGGAACATGTTGTTTACGGCGGAAATCAAATAAATGGCATCGGCCAGTTCGGTTGTTACATGGTTCTTGTCGGCATTGTAATTGGTGTCCGTAGTGCCAATATAGGTGACCTTGCCGCGTGGGATGGCAAACATCATCCTGCCGTCGGGAATATCAAAATAAACGGATTGTTTTACCGGTAGTTTTTCCTTTGGAAATACCAAATGGACCCCCTTTGTCAGGTGCAATTGTTTTCCCTTTTTGGATTGGTTTACACTGCGCAGTTCATCCACCCAGGGGCCAGCAGCGTTGATGACGTATTTAGAAAATACGTTATACTCATCCCCGAAAACCTCATCAGTGAACTTTACCCCAGCTACTTGTTCATCCTTATAAATAAAATCGGTGACCTTGGCGTAATTGAACAACTGTGCCCCAAACTGAAGACTGGTCTTCAAATTTTCCATAGTGAGCCGGGCATCATCGGTGCGGTATTCGGCATAATAGCCCGCACCGTTCAAGATTTTTTTGGGAAGCAGCGGCTCCAGTTTTAGTGCTTCCTTCTTCTCCAGCATCTGCCGTTTATCGTCCCCAGAAACCTGGGCCAAAATATCGTACACCTTCAAACCGATGGAGGTCAACCATTTTCCATAAGACCCGCCCTCGATAAGCGGGAGCAACATTTTTTCTGGCAGCACCAAATGGGGTGCCAATTTGTGCACAATGGCACGTTCCGAACCCACTTCTTTTACCAACCAAAAATCGAATTGTTTCAAATAACGAAGCCCGCCGTGTATCAATTTGGTGGATTTGCTGCTGGTACCCGAAGCGAAATCCCCTTTCTCCAACAACAACACTTTCATGCCGCGAGAAGAAGCGTCCAGGGCAATTCCAGCACCGGTTATTCCCCCACCCACGACCACGAGGTCGTATGACATTTGAGCCGCCTTTTGCAACTGTTCCTTTCGATTTACGTTTGAAAAAACAATGTTCTCGCTCATGATTCTATTGTATTGAATTCGTATTCCCGTTCCACACGGCATACCCGGACTTTATACCAAGAATACCATTGCAGTCTGCCTTGTTTTTGCGCTTGTTTGTGGTCCAATTGGGCCTTCCAATTGGCAATCGCTTCCAAACTCTCCCAATAACTGACGGTTATTCCGACACCATCCCTAGCACTTTCTACATCCAAGAAACCCGGTTGTTTTCGTGCCAAGGTTTCCATTTCTTCCGCCATTTGCGCATATCCTTCGTCGCCTGGAGTTCTTAGGCTGGTGAAAATCACCGCGTAATATGGTTTTTGGGGATTCATTTAATTAATGTACTCCTTTTCCAAAAAATAATTTACCAAGGCTTCCTTCATCAAAACCGTTTGCTCCCCGGCCTTCAGCGGTGGGAGTTGTTCCTTGATTTTATAATGTGGCCATCCATCGTCATCAAAAAAGTCAAAATCATAATACCCATAAGGCTCCAACAGCCTGCAGATGGCGATATGCATCAGATTGACTTTTTCGTCCTTTTTAAATTTACGATGAAAATTTCCCAATTCCTGAACGCCTACCAAATAAATGATGCCATCCAGTTCCAATGGATCACCATCGGAAAATTGGGCCGACAGTTTTTGCACCAATAGCTCCCATCGTCCCCTTAATTGTTCGTCTCTTGCCATGTCTTTTGCAATGAGTACCAAAGGTACAAATCAATATTCTATATTTGTTAAAACCCGCGCATGAGCTTTTTGGATATCATCATAGGAATTCTTTTGATTTGGGGCCTGTACAAAGGGCTGAAAAATGGCTTGTTTGTAGAGCTAGCTTCTTTGGTGGCAATCATTGCCGGAATTTATGGCGCCATCCATTTTTCGTACATCACAGGGGATTATCTTGCAGAACGATTTGATTGGAGCGACCAATATCTTAAAATCGCTGCGTTCTTAATTACCTTTTTTGCCATTATCATTGTGGTGAACTTGGCAGGCAAATTCCTGACCAAGATTGCTGATTTTGCCATGCTCGGATTGCTCAATAAAATCGCCGGGGGTATTTTTGGAGCTTTAAAGGTGGCCGTTATCTTGGGTGCCTTTCTAATTTTCTTTGAAAAGCTCTCCTCTCCTCTCGGACTCATCAATGAAGAAAGCAAACAAGAATCCGTTTTCTACGAACCCATCAAGGAAATTGGAGCCTTGGTGTTCGCTTATGTATTTGATGACGAGGAAACCCTCCCCAAAGAAGAAGTCGAAGCTAGGGAGGAGATTATATGAACGGTACGCTTTTTCCGATGAATTGATAATCTTCCCATACCACGGCACCATCATTATTTCAGTATCCTGTATTTCAACGTGATAATCTACCCTGATGTGGAAATTTTATGGAAACGGGCAGGGTCTCCTTTAGTTTAGCAAACGAGAACATTAGGGAATTTAGAGCACTCCCGAAAACGACCCCGAGAAATGAAAAAATGTACGAGCACTTTGCTGATCGTAGGATTGGTATTGCTACTTGCAAGCTGTAGCAAATCATCGACAGAAGAATTGGAACAATTGTATACCGAAGCCAGTATTGGAAACGATAAAGTTTCTGTAGATCCCATAAAAATGGAAGAGGAACTGCTGGATTTGGTCAACGAATACCGAAATTCAATCGGTTTGGAGGCCTTGATCACAAGCGAACCAGCTTACAAATATGCTGAGGAACACAACAATTATATGATTTCCAAAAACAGCTTGAGCCACGATAATTTTGAAGAACGTGCCGCCAGCATTGCAGCGGAAACCAATGCACAAAAAATTTCAGAAAATGTGGCCCGTTTCTACGCATCCGCAGAAAAAACTATGGATGCATGGGTGGCCAGTGCCTCCCATAAGCAAGCTCTTGATGGGGACTTTACCCACACTGCCCTTAGCGTGCAGTTGGACAAGGACGGAAGACCTTACTATACCCAGATTTTTATAAAGATAGACTAATGTAACCCCGTATAACTCACAGCAAGACCCGCCTATGGTGGGTCTTTTTTTTGAATTGCTATGTTGCCACGAGAGATTTTTTTACCTTTCATAAAATCTTTGAACATGGCAATAAAGGCACCTTTTAATCTCAACAAATGGGTAGAGGAAAACCGTGAGACCCTAAAACCTCCGGTGGGCAATAAAAATTTGTACAAAGAATCGGGTGATTACATTGTGATGGTGGTCGCCGGTCCCAATGCTCGAAAGGATTATCATTATAACGAGACGGAGGAACTTTTTTATCAATTGGAAGGACAGATCGAAGTGCATATCCAAGAAGATGGACAAAAAAGAACCATGGAACTGGGACCCGGGGATATGTACCTACATCCGGCCAAAGTGCCACATTCACCCGTTCGCAAGGAAGGCTCTATTGGTTTGGTCGTGGAGCGCAAGCGCATGGACCTCGATGCCGAAGATGGACTGCTTTGGTTTTGCGATAACTGCAACAACAAACTGCATGAGATTTATTTTAAACTACATGACATTGAAAAGGATTTCTTAGGTCATTTTAAGCACTTTTACGGTTCGGAAGAACTGCGCACCTGCAACAAATGTGGTACAGTAATGCCCGTTGATGAACGATTTGTAGCCAAAGAAGAATGAGCCTCCTTATCGCAAAAATCATCGTTGCAATTGTGGCCCTGCTCCATCTGTACTTTCTATGGCTGGAAATGTTTGCATGGACCACTAAGGCAAAAAAGGTGTTCCGCAGCTTTCCGGAAGAGCTTTTTGAGCCCACAAAAACACTGGCGGCGAACCAAGCGCTGTACAATGGTTTTTTGGCTGCAGGACTTATCTGGTCTTTGTTGATCAAAGATGGAGCTTGGCAAGTGTATGTAGCCCTCTTCTTTTTGGGATGTGTTGCCGTAGCTGGAATCTACGGTGCGGCTACCGCTTCAAAAAAAATATTTACGGTACAGGCACTCCCTGCTTTGGTAGGAATAGCACTTTTATTGGTGCACCTATTCCTGTAAACCGTTTATTCTCTTCAAGATTATTCGTAATATTGTGAAAATATAACAATTCACTTGTAAAAAGTTATAAATGTCAAAAATCGCAACTGCATTTGGAATCAAAGAGGCCCTGAAAGAATTAGGGCTAAATGAAATAAATAATGGTACTTCTACCGGAAAAGAATGGTTTTCCAATGGGGAATTCATTGAATCCTATTCTCCTGTTGACGGAGCACTTATCGGAAAGGTAAAGGCTACCTCTCAGGAAGATTACGAAAAGGTGATCACCACCGCCCAAGAAGGATTTAAAAAATGGCGAACCATGCCTGCGCCTCAACGTGGCGAGGTTGTTCGACAATTTAATGATGAGCTGCGCCGCCTAAAAGAACCGTTGGGAAAACTCGTTTCCTATGAAATGGGCAAAAGTTACCAAGAAGGGCTTGGCGAGGTACAGGAAATGATTGACATCTGCGATTTTGCCGTGGGACTTTCACGTCAATTGCACGGCCTAACTATGCACAGTGAGCGTCCAGGACACCGGATGTACGAGCAATACCACCCCCTTGGCGTGGTAGGTATCATTTCGGCCTTTAATTTCCCGGTCGCCGTTTGGTCTTGGAACACGGCATTGGCATGGGTATGTGGGGACGCCTGTATTTGGAAAGGTTCGGAAAAAACACCGATGACCTCTGTGGCCTGCCAGAACATTGCCGCTCGCATCTTTACCAAAAATGGGGTGCCCGAAGGTATTTCCTGTTTGATTACCGGAGATTATCACGTGGGAGAATTTATGACCAAGGACGAAAGGGTCCCGTTGATTTCCGCTACCGGTTCAACACGCATGGGAAAGATAGTTGCACAGACAGTAGCCGGACGTCTTGGAAAAACATTATTGGAACTCGGTGGTAACAATGCCATCATTGTTACACCCGATGCGAACATCAAAAATACCGTTATCGGTGCCGTATTCGGAGCCGTGGGCACCTGTGGACAGCGCTGTACTTCCACCCGTAGGTTGATTGTACACGAAGACGTCTACGATAAGGTAAAAAACGCCATTGTGGACGCCTACAAGCAAATACGCATTGGAAATCCCCTCGATGAGAACAACCACGTGGGACCACTCATCGATAAAGACGCGGTAAACAATTATTTGAATGCTTTGGAAAAGGTAAAAGCCGAAGGCGGAACTATTTTGGTCGAAGGCGGTGTGCTGGAAGGCGAAGGCTATGAAAGTGGCTGTTACGTGAAACCGGCGATTGCCGAAGCAGAAAACCACTTCGAGATTGTACAGCATGAAACCTTTGGGCCCGTATTGTACATAATGAAGTACAGTGGTGACCTTCAAAATGCACTGGATATGCAAAATGGGGTAAGACAAGGGCTTTCTTCTGCCATTATGACGAACAATTTAAGGGAAGCCGAACGTTTCCTTTCCGTAGAAGGGTCGGATTGTGGCATTGCCAATGTAAATATTGGTACCTCAGGTGCTGAAATCGGTGGAGCTTTTGGTGGGGAAAAAGAAACCGGAGGAGGCCGTGAAAGCGGTTCCGATGCTTGGAAAATCTACATGAGAAGGCAGACAAACACCATCAATTACACTACCGAACTGCCATTGGCACAGGGAATCAAGTTTGACCTATAAACATAAAAAGCCGCCCATTTTGTAAGTAACACGAAATGGGCAGTCTTTAAAACCAACTTAACTAACTCAAACTTAACTTTAAAACCCTATTTCAATGCCGGATCATTGTCGGGAGAAACAGGGTTCTTAAACTTATTGTCCACTCAAATTTCCATAATTTTCCTTAGGAATTTAAGAGGTATCGTATCAGTGGTCGCAAAAAGTGTATGGTTGGTACCATTTATTTTGTTTCTTGCCTTGGATTTTTCCTACAACTTCGTTTATTTTTTGTTGTCTTGTTGAATTTGAGGCAATTCCGTAGCGGATTTAAGATTTTTGTGCTATTTTAAAGTGCGGTTTTTGCCGCTTATTTGTTTGCCTATGGATTGGGAAAGTTCAACTATTTGGTATTGGGTCATCTTGGCATTTACGGGAATCATTGCAGGTATCCTAGGATACTTCTTTGGCAAATCCGATACTCCCCGAAAAATGGAGAAATCATTAGCGTTGAACGCGCTTGAAATTGAGAATGCCAAACTAAAGTCAGATTTGGACATCTGCCGGAAAAGGCTGGATTCGCACACGATTCAAACCAAGGAAATCCAACTTAAGGACATTGCACAAACCGCAAAGAGCGACTTCATATTTGATCCTGTTGAGGCCAAAGCTGCCTTTGGAAAAACCATAAAGGAAAACGATTTAAAGCTTATCGAAGGGATTGGGCCCAAAATCGAGGGACTGTTCCATAATTTCAAGATTACCACTTGGAAGGATTTGGCCGAAATCTCCGCCGACAAGTGCCAGGAAGTGCTGGATTCGGGCGGTAAACGCTACCGCATTCACGATCCTGCTTCATGGCCCATGCAGGCCAAGATGGCCTACGAAGGTCATTGGGAACAACTATTTGAATGGCAGGAAAAACATCGCGCTGGAAAATATTGATCCAGCTCCTAGACCAACTGGTCTTTCTACATCATCCCGTTCGCTTCCACCCATTTAAACGTGTACTGTTCTTGCGAGAATTGCATGCGCTCCGAAATTCGTTGTAATCGCTCAGGCAACTTCATCAGGTACACCCTTGCCTTTTCCGCTTGGTCGGAAAGTCCCCTTAAATTACCGATATCCCAGTAATCGTTCAGTTTTTTCAAAATATCGATATAATCCTGGGCAGTATACACTCCCAATCGTTGGGCACAATTGGAAAATTGTTCAAAGGCCTCTCCAATACTTCCACCGGATTCCCTTAGAAAATGGGCGGGCATCACAATTTTCTTCTTCATCATATCGGCAAAGGCAAGTACCATTCCATCTGGGTCTTGGCCCATAATGGTCTTTACAAATTCACGGTATGCCAAATGGTGTCTCATTTCATCACCGGCTATAATCGTGCACATTTTTGCCAAAAGACCATTTCCTTTCTTTTTGGCCATTTTGCCCACTCTTTTGTGTGAGATGTTGGTTGCCAATTCTTGGAAGGTGGTGTACACAAAGTTTTTGTACGGGTCCCTATCGGTTCCAATATCGAACCCATCGGATATCAAATGTTGCGTTGTGATTTCAATTTCGCGCATGTTAACGCGTCCCGAAAGATATAGATATTTGTTCAATACATCGCCGTGACGGTTTTCCTCCGCAGTCCAAGCCCGCACCCACTTGCTCCAGCCATTATCCTTGCCGTTATGCTGGTCAATACCTTCCACATCCATCAACCAAGATTCGTAGGTAGGCAAGGCCTCTTCAGTAATGGTGTCCGCAACCAAGGTCACCCAGAAATCGTATCCAAGCTCTTTTGCTTCTCCACGAATTTTTTCGATGTCATCATAAAAGTGATCACTTCGCGAATCGGGCAAGAAATCGGTGGGTTGCCATATTTTTTCGGTTGGGATAAGAAATTCATCGATATACCCTTCTACTTTGGGTTCAATCGCCTGCATTACTTCCAATCTTACATTCTTTATCGACATAGTACGGGGTTTTTTACAAAGGTCTTTATAAAATATCGAAATCTTTTTAATTCCTTCCTCTTTCTCCGGGATAGAATGTGTGCACGGGATCGCTTTGCCAAAATTCCTTGGTCTCCACGTCCAACATGGTTAGGCCACCCTTGAACGCAGCACCCGTGTCCACATTCCAAACATTGGCCCTTTTGGTCGGTTCCACAAAACCGGTTTTGGACAAAGGGGTATGCCCAATAAAAACTTCGGTGTAATGGGTAAGCCTTTTAGGAAATTTAGGGTCTGTGGTTTCCAATTCAGGGTCGAGGGCCGTGGCAAGCTCCCAAAGAGTGCGGTCCCAATAAAAGGACTGCTCGAAATATTCATAGTCTATCCCCTTAAGATTTGTGTAGCCCGCATGCAAGTACAGTCGATTGTCGGCTGCAAGATGGTAGTTTTGCAGCTCCTCGTAAAAATCAAGGTGCACTCTCCACGTATCCTTATCTGCATTCAAATACGATTGCCGCGTGGCTTCGCCACCATGGGCCAACCATTGTGGATTTTCCTTCTGCTCAATAAGCCAAGCCTTGCAGAGTTCATCATGGTTGCCGCGTATAAATGTACAGTTATACTGATCTTTGAGTTGGATCAAATAATCAATGGTTTCCACGGCAGTGCTCCATCCATCCACATAATCGCCCAGAAAAATGATATGGTCCTCGGTCGACACCCTCGCTTTGTCCATCAATTGTTCTAAAGCCCTTACTCCTGAATGAATGTCGCCCACTACCAATGTCCGCATAGAAAAGTTTTTGACAATATTACACACAAATGATTGGCTGCTAAAAAATCATACCGGCTTTATCACGGATTTAACCCAGAATTCAAATAAACCTAACTGATTTTTGGACGTGGTATTATTTTCTATGTACCTTAGAATATTCCGAAGTACTATGAAGAAAGTATACTGTATTGGCGAACTGTTGATCGATTTTGTTGCCGAAAAGCAAGGGAGCGATCTCTCCAAAGCCACCCAATTTACCAAAAAAGCGGGCGGAGCACCTGCCAACGTAGCCTGTGCCATCGCCAAACTTGGCGGAAACGGCATTTTTATAGGTAGTGTTGGAAACGACCCTTTTGGGAAATTCCTTTTGGATACCTTAAAAAACGAAGGCGTCGACATTTCATTGGCCCAGCTTTCCGAAACCTTTACCACACTTGCCTTTGTTTCCCTTTCGGAAGACGGCGAGCGCGATTTTGTGTTCAGTCGGGGTGCAGACCAAGAACTCAGCTACAATCCAGACCTTAGAAAAAACCTCCCGGGTAACATTCTCCACTTGGGAGCAGCAACCGCTCTTTTGGGGGGACCTTTGGAAAAAACCTATACCAAATACTTGTTTGATGGGCTCACCAAGGAAATGTTCATCTGTTTTGACCCCAATTACAGAACAGATTTATGGAAGGATGACACGGAAACCTTTATTAAAAAATGTATGCCCTTTGTGGAAAAATCACATCTGTGCAAGTTCAGTTTGGAAGAAGCTCAACTACTTTCCGGAAAAGAAGATATCCATGAGGCTTGTGATGCCCTCCATAAGGTAGGGGCCAAAATCATTACCGTCACCATGGGAAAAGATGGCACACTCCTAAGCACCAATGGAACCAAAAAAGTAATCCCAAGTATTAAGGTCACCCCCGTAGATACCACTGGTGCCGGTGATGCCTTTATTGGGTGCCTATTGTACCAAATTTCTGATTTGGGCAATTTTGAGCCCGTTTTCGAAGATTTTGAACTGTTGGAAAATATGGTGGCCAAAGCCAATAAAGCTGGGGCCATCACCACCACAAACTACGGGGCCATTGTCGCCCTACCCACCAAAGACCAGCTTGAAGCATAAATGAACCAGGCCCAATTACACCGATTGCTCCCTCACAAAGGGAAGAGCAGCCAAGAGCTTTTTGATCAACGCTTGGCCACTAACCTCACCTTGATTCAAAAGCAGTTTTTTTCCTTATATCCGGAAGAACGCTACGCACCCCATTTTCAAAAGTTGCTGAAACTGCTCCCAAAATTATTTTTGGAAAGGCCCGAGGTCTTGAAATCACAGGATATCGCCCGATTAAAATCGGGAAACTGGTACCAATCCGAAAAGCTGATGGGCATGCAGTTGTATGTGGAGCATTTCAATAAGGACTTGAAGGGATTACAGGAAAAAATACCCTATTTGAAATCCTTGGGAGTCAATTTTGTGCACCTGATGCCCATCACTACCCGCCCAAAGGGCGAAAGTGATGGCGGCTATGCGGTGAACAATTATCTGGAAGTGGACCCAAAATACGGTTCCAAGGAAGACCTCCTGGAACTGACCACTGCATTTCGAAAAAACGGTATGTATTTGATGCTCGATTTTGTGGTCAACCATACCTCCAACGAGTTTTCCTGGGCCAAAAAAGCGAAAAAAGGGGACAAAAAGTACCAAGGCTACTATTACACTTACGAGGATTTCACCATCCCTGCCGAATTTGAAAAAACCTTGCCAGAGGTATTTCCCGAAACCTCGCCGGGCAATTTTACCTATATCCCCGAAATGGAAAAATGGGTGATGACGGTGTTCAACAGTTATCAATGGGACCTTAACTACACCAATCCAGAGGTGTTCTTGGAAATGTTGACCAATTTGGTGAAACTGACCGATATGGGCGTGGATGTGGTGCGTTTTGATGCACTCGCCTTTCTCTGGAAAAAAATCGGAACCATCTCCCAAAACCTTCCCGAGGCACATAATTTGATTTCCTTGTACCGCATGTGCCTTCAAGTGGTAGCTCCCGGTTCTATTCTATTGGCTGAAGCGATTGTAGCTCCTACGAACATTATCAAATACTTCGGGGAAGATGAAAAACAGGGCAACGAATGTGAAATTGCCTATAATGCTTCGTTGATGGCACTCTTATGGAATTCCATTGCCACCAAGAAAACCTCGTTGCTCTACAAAAGTTTGATGCACGTTCCATCAAAACCCAAAGACGGCACCTGGATCAACTACATCCGCTGCCACGATGATATTGGGCTGGGGTACGAAAACCACCTCATTGAAGAACTTGGGTGGAATCCCAATATGCATCGCAAATTCTTGTTGGATTATTATTGTCGCAGATTGGATTGGTCGCCCGCTATGGGAATGTTGTTCATGTACAACCCCAAAACTGGCGACGGCCGTATCACGGGGAGTGCGGCTTCCCTCCTAGGACTGGAGAAGGGCATCCAAACCAAAGATGAAGAGCTCATTAAAGAGGCCGTTGACAAGATCATCATGCTGCATGGGATTACCTTGGCTTTTGGAGGAATCCCCTTGATCTATGCCGGTGACGAAATTGGCACCTTGAACGATTACTCCTTTCAAACCGACGACGCCAAAAAAGGCGACAGTCGCTGGGTGAACCGCCCCATGCAGGATTGGGAGGTCATCTCACAACTGGACAAACTGGAATCGCCGCAATCCAATATTTTCCGTGCGCTACAACACCTTATCCAAATACGAAAGGAGCATGGGGTTTTTGCGGATAACAACAATTTGGAACTGTGCCACACGGGTAATGACCATATCTTTTCCTTTGAAAGAACGCAAGGCTATAAGGGACTGCTCGTACTTTGTAATTTTGACGAAAACCCTCAGGTAATCGATAGCAGTTGGATCAAAAAATTGGGCTATTTCAGTCAAGGGGATCCCGTGGATTTGGTGTCCGGTGAAAAGGTGCATTTGAACAGCGCGCTCCTGGAAGTGATGCCCTATCAGATGATTTGGCTGATGAAATCCTAAGCGTACCTCACCTTTCGTAAAATCCGTTGGGATTCCTTTAGGGATTGATACACATGAGTGTCATAGGCTTTCAGCAA is drawn from Flagellimonas sp. MMG031 and contains these coding sequences:
- a CDS encoding nicotinic acid mononucleotide adenyltransferase, yielding MKHRKLLFGFLLIGILASSCYTEVIVEDDLMVEPPITTALVLESYDLWYIDINATRGGGEVPFLQRAFTISFDRGIVYANNNLSGLGKTGNGLGIDVGAYGTFSGQVEIDHDVNGLWLLEVFPLDNNTLELYDPRSDTSYILEGYQRNNFDYDRVFYDNIHYLLQEYQVWEKTFTSEVGALNEFDEENYLQFFADGDGYFRSSVDMTGIPLNSIQWDYQGDYEVYDVANDATLKTLTLDYDYLGNDYFELYVINDSTIELYHVSSGTVYEFTGRGYIQYLKSSGGTGKKRSKTNNPVMNVTRQRNM
- a CDS encoding NAD(P)H-dependent glycerol-3-phosphate dehydrogenase, whose amino-acid sequence is MGDKLNFGVFGGGSWGTAIVKMLTENLAHVHWYMRSDSAIRHIQKEWHNPNYLSSVEFDVDQLVMSHDINTIAEASDVLIFAIPSAFLERELQALTVPLKDKIIFSAIKGIVPESGRIVGEHFNEKYGIPFENIGVITGPCHAEEVALERLSYLTIACADSDKAKMVAKHLKSDYIRTKISDDIIGTEYAAMLKNIYAIAAGIAHGLGYGDNFQSVLMSNAIREMKRFIDRVYKMKRNINASAYLGDLLVTGYSTFSRNRMFGNMIGKGYTVKSAMMEMNMVAEGYYATQSAHNLMEKLQKKSKTPIINAVYQVLYKNKNPKKVFEKLTEKLD
- a CDS encoding glycerol-3-phosphate dehydrogenase/oxidase, which produces MSENIVFSNVNRKEQLQKAAQMSYDLVVVGGGITGAGIALDASSRGMKVLLLEKGDFASGTSSKSTKLIHGGLRYLKQFDFWLVKEVGSERAIVHKLAPHLVLPEKMLLPLIEGGSYGKWLTSIGLKVYDILAQVSGDDKRQMLEKKEALKLEPLLPKKILNGAGYYAEYRTDDARLTMENLKTSLQFGAQLFNYAKVTDFIYKDEQVAGVKFTDEVFGDEYNVFSKYVINAAGPWVDELRSVNQSKKGKQLHLTKGVHLVFPKEKLPVKQSVYFDIPDGRMMFAIPRGKVTYIGTTDTNYNADKNHVTTELADAIYLISAVNNMFPDIELELDDIISSWAGLRPLIHEEGKSASELSRKDEIFTSDTGLVSIAGGKLTGYRKMAERVVNRIVKKMEEDYETELKACTTDKIPLCGNDFKKYKHVTKYIDQVLDNLKEDGFEFYHAWYLVTTYGKQTEAILERYANIKGKKPKERMIRAEAQFAMAHEMALNPLDFFIRRTGRLYFDIDSVRKYKEPVFEEFQKAYNYSAQDMEAFSKELDTQLTEHSDFSLERG
- a CDS encoding antibiotic biosynthesis monooxygenase, with protein sequence MNPQKPYYAVIFTSLRTPGDEGYAQMAEEMETLARKQPGFLDVESARDGVGITVSYWESLEAIANWKAQLDHKQAQKQGRLQWYSWYKVRVCRVEREYEFNTIES
- a CDS encoding CvpA family protein; the encoded protein is MSFLDIIIGILLIWGLYKGLKNGLFVELASLVAIIAGIYGAIHFSYITGDYLAERFDWSDQYLKIAAFLITFFAIIIVVNLAGKFLTKIADFAMLGLLNKIAGGIFGALKVAVILGAFLIFFEKLSSPLGLINEESKQESVFYEPIKEIGALVFAYVFDDEETLPKEEVEAREEII
- a CDS encoding CAP domain-containing protein codes for the protein MKKCTSTLLIVGLVLLLASCSKSSTEELEQLYTEASIGNDKVSVDPIKMEEELLDLVNEYRNSIGLEALITSEPAYKYAEEHNNYMISKNSLSHDNFEERAASIAAETNAQKISENVARFYASAEKTMDAWVASASHKQALDGDFTHTALSVQLDKDGRPYYTQIFIKID
- a CDS encoding 3-hydroxyanthranilate 3,4-dioxygenase — encoded protein: MAIKAPFNLNKWVEENRETLKPPVGNKNLYKESGDYIVMVVAGPNARKDYHYNETEELFYQLEGQIEVHIQEDGQKRTMELGPGDMYLHPAKVPHSPVRKEGSIGLVVERKRMDLDAEDGLLWFCDNCNNKLHEIYFKLHDIEKDFLGHFKHFYGSEELRTCNKCGTVMPVDERFVAKEE